One Aegilops tauschii subsp. strangulata cultivar AL8/78 chromosome 2, Aet v6.0, whole genome shotgun sequence genomic window, gcactggatcaatatgttagtccaataaatcatataaaatgttgccaaaaatatgtgaaagttgtataatattagcatgaaacaatcaaaaattatagatacgacggagacgtatcatgtccTTGGCCGCAGCCGATAGcagtatatatattaggaccagaggcggtattgtgttgCGATAACAATCCCAAACCGACTTGGTTTCTAAGTCGTATAATTACCGGACAAGGAATTATtaacttgtctgccaagacataaaaataaaacgacAAAAGGAAGCCACACCCGTGCAAGGCAACGGACCGGATTTCAGCGGACCATTGCTACTTCTTGAGTtagcgttggttttttccttcaagtggaagggtgatgcaacaaagtagagataagtattttcctcagttaagaaccaaggtatcaatccagtagaaggaacacacaagtctccaatgatagcacctacacaaacaaacaaatacttgcacccaacgcaataaaggggttgtcaatcccttcacgatgacttgcaaggatgagatctaatagagataggtataaaagataaataaaagtgcaAACTAAATtaaaggtaaataaattgcagcaaggcatttttgggtttttggttttatagatctgaaaataatatgataaaaataGAGCTGAGGGCCAtaattttcactagaggcttctctcttggaagaatgcatacggtgggtaaacaaattactgttgagcaactGATGGAAAAGCGCAAAGTGATGACGATAtttaaggcaatgatcatgaatataggcatcacgtccgtgacaagtagaccaaaatgattctgcatctactaccgttactccacacatcaaccgctatctagcatgcatctagtgtattaagttaacaagaacggagtaacatcttaagcaagatgacatgatgtagagggatagatccaaacAATATACAATAaactccatctttttatccttaatggcaacaatacaaatacgtgcatCGCTACCCCTTccgtcactgggtgaggacaccgcaagattgagccCAAAACAAAGGAcctctcctattgcaagaaaaatcaatttAGTTGgcaaccaaatcaatagatcagagagaaatacaaagttATCTTAATCATATacaaaagagttcagagaagattcaaataatattcatagataatctgatcataaatccataattcatcggatctcaacaaacgcacctcaaaagaagattacatcgaatagatctccaagaacatcgaggagaacattgtattgaagatcaaagagagagaagaagtcatctagctactagctatggacccgtaggtctgtggtaaattactcacacatcatcggaagggcagcaaggttgatgtagaagccctccgtgatcgaatccccctccggcagagtaccaaaaaaggcccaaagatgggatctcacgaggacagaagcttgcggcggcggaaaagtatttttgatGTGCCCTTTGGTATACgagaatatttgggtatttatggaGCTGAGATTAGGATTGGAGGAGCCACGGGGGGCCACAAGCTCATAGGGCGCGTCTGGTTTGCTTGTGGCTCACCCGTGGGCCTTCTGGCCTCCTCCGAAGCTTCTTAGTTGTCTCCTGGTCCAAGAAAAATTGTTAAaaagtttcgttccgtttggtattgattttctgtaaaagacaaaaataaaaaaaataacaACTGGCATTGGACActagattaataggttagtccaaaaaataatataaaatagcataataatgcatataaaacatccaatatggataatataatagcatgaaaccaTTCACGCGCATGCCGCCTCGCCTCGCTCCTGCAAAGCaacggaccggatttcggcggaccattcaggcgcatgccgcctcgcctcgccacagCACGGCCAGGCAAGGCGAGCGAGCGTGCGCGTGtggtctcctctctcttttcTCAACACAACACTTACAGTGGTGAAGAGAACCCACTGTATAAAGAGGTCCAATCCTTTTTCAACTTTCGCGGTGGGACTAAATTTTAGCACCACCACTTgtcattttacacatgggctcaTTTAAGATTTCAGACTTTGTTAATGGGCAAAGCCCATTATTTCTAACAGGTTGTGGGAGGTTTGCGGGTCGGCGTTGCAGATGCCCTTACAAAATAGGACATGTCTAGCGGGCGGCTGTTTGCCCATTAGCGCTTCCGGGCGGCCCACCTTTTAAGGAAATTTCCTGTCCCCTTCTTCCCGATTAGGAAATCCCATAGCGCGTTATTTCTTTGCGGTTCTTGTGGCCTTCCTTTTCACCTGATAGGCTACTCTGCTGGTCCCCCACGTACATGCATGTGCATCTAGCACCATGTACTCATCATTAGTTGGCATTTACACTATCACGTGGTCTTCCTCATAGCTATCATTTATTTTTAAGTTCAACTTCTTTTAAAAAGATATAACTTTTGAACGGAACATCGAAAATAAGATCTGCTTTCACCGTTGGAACCCTCGCGTCGtgctcttcaaaactagatcgCACATAAGTATGTTTCAACGAATTTTTTTGTGCAATTTTGTCCCCGTTTTGTGCAACTGACTAGCCGTCGATGTGCAACTACCTGACAGGGATGTGCAACTTTTCTCGTACACCGTAAACATGCAATTTTCCTCTATGAGACCTCCACCCCAAAACTACCTCCTTGCCGCGCCAACTGAGCAGTGCAGAGAAGTGCACATTGTCGCGGCAACTGAGTATATGTGTGTGCCAATAGTCctgccaactaaacatcaatgtgtgtgcaactagactacattGCCGCGCCAACTGAGCATATGTGTGTGCCAATAGTCCTGCCAACTAAATATTAATGTGTGTGCAACCAGACTACATTGCCGCGCCAACTGAGCATATATGTGTAACTAGTCCTGCCAACTaaatatcaatgtgtgtgcatcTAGATTACATTGTCGTGTCAACTGCGCATATGTGTGTGCAACTAGTGTCctgccaactaaacatcaatgtATGTGCAACTAGACTAGGTTACAAGCCAACTGAGAATATGTGTGTGCAACTAGTCTTCCTGCTAACTAAACATtaatgtgtgtgcaactagactacattACAAGCCAACTAAATATCAATGTATGTGCAACTAGATTACATTACAAGCCATGACAATTCACATGCAACTATGCAGACTAGATTATGCAACTCCGGGGCCATGCATGTCTCAACTAGGACTACTATGTGTGCAACTACAACTACTGTGGATGCCAACAAAAATTATTTGCATTTCCGAGCAGCTACACACCATGAACCCTGAAGGGAAGAGGAGAAGAAAGCTGAAACTTGTGCAATAATGCTGAAGTTTGGTCACTTGTGGATCCAAACAACAGAGGACGAAAATGCAAAAAGAACCAAAAGATAAGGTTCCTCATCGTTGTGTGGTTACGAATCAATCGATTCGTTTGCTGCTGGTTCTAAACGGAGAAAACAACCGCTCTGGGGATCAAGCGACACTCCTTTGCTCGCCCACTGCTAAGCCGGAGGGCATCCTCATCGTTCATTGACCGTGGCCGTCGTTGCTGCACCTTTTGCCGTCACACTGTGGAGCACGGTAGTTGCGGTTGGCGCCGCACTTCCGCGAGGATGCAGACTGAGCGCCACTTCAGTCGCTGTCGGCGAGCACCTTCATCCCACTCGGCTAGCCCTTCTTCTTCTCATGTGGCTGTTCTTCGTCACCGTAGCTCCTGTAGCCTGCATCGGCATGGCTCCGTTGAGCCAATCCCACAACGAAGCGGATCTCAGCTAGCAGGACCCGATCCCATCAAGGAGCACGGGGTCCAACAGGATGGATACGCCGCGGTGTCCACCGGCAGCGGTGCCGCCGCGCTCGAGAGGTGGGTTAACGGCGGGCGGCGCAAGTTGGAGCAGAGGCGGCCGGCGCGAGGTGTGGGTGACCGCGGCGGACGACGCGGGGGAATAGGGAAGAAGGGTGTGGATAACGACAAAACACCTGGACCGTTCGGGGCGGGATCGTGCGGTCACGAGCCGGCCGCTCgggacgacgaaaaagtgcgcgTGCACTAAGAAGAATTCAGGTACAAAATAAACCCTCAGGTTGTGCCCTGAGCTGATGTCCATAGACGTGAACCATGTGTACGCTGTTCTGTTTTGTCGCATTGTCGGGGTGATGGTGAAAGAAGACTATTGGAATGAAGATTGTAAATACATTCAGGAATTCGGCCATGATAGAAACGACTCCAACAATGTGAAACATGCTATCGTACTGATCTGGCGTGGAAACCGGTGTTTATTCTGCATGCACATGATACATTTGGGGCGTCACGTCAAGCTTGCCAAGCACGGCCCTTCTCCTTGGAAAAACAAGCCTGATGCATGCCACCGATAATGGCACCGCTGCCACGTACGTGTGTGAAAATCACCTCCGAAACTAACAAATCCTCCACATTTCCAACTAGACGGCCGCGCGCATGCGCAGGCGGCATCTTTCGCTCACTCCCCGCGTATGCGCGTATGTAGTCAACAGCGAGCGACGTCGGCCTATGGATCGGATCTCTTTCGTCAAGGCGGGCCACATGGTGGTGGTGGGCGAGAATTCCGTGCCACCGCCCCGGCCGCGAGGCGCTCGCGCCCTGTTGGCCCGGCGCGACGGCTGGAAATCAGCGAACCGCCGTCCGTGCGCGCGGGACGCGGGACGCCTCTGGCGGTTGCGTGCGGCCGTGCGGCCGGCCACTGCTGGCGTTTCCTCGAATTTATTAGTCTCCTGCCCGGGCCCGGCCGTCGGGCGCACGACGCATTGCCGTGGCCGAGCCCGAGCCGTCCGTCGTGTGGCAGTGAAACTGCTGCCGTCGTGCTGCGCTGCACGCGCACTCTGCCTCTGCGGTTGTGGTCGAGCGTTCTCAGTTTGCAACAGCGCTACGTCGCCCGGTCTTCGTTCGATGGAAAGGAGGACCAGATCAATAATCAACGTTGCTGTTCTCCTACAGGCGCCCGTTGCTTTTTGTATAAGGACGGTAAGGTTCCGAAGGATGCTGCCACTACATTTTCTCCGCAGGCGGCAGCTGCCACTACGTTTTCTCCGCATGCTGCAGCTGTCACTTGTCggagatctttattggatttcaGTGAGGCACTCGGTCGCCTTTTTGCCGTACTGTATGCATGCATCTGTAGACGACGCTCGGATCATCTTGGTCCAAATGACATCTACAAGACCGACGGAGGTAAAACCGAGACAAAAATACTAGTAACACGGAACCAATGCTTTCTGGTTGACCGGCTCTCTTCAGAATCCTGCTAGGAAGTCACGGTAAAAAGCAATCCAAGCAGTAAAATCCCATGGCCATTTGCACCGCGCGACCGACATGCACGTCGTCCATGCCCGCGTGTACCAACCAACCAAAGTACCATTAGATGGGGTAACTTTGGTGAAGCAATCAAACCGTGTTTGTTGGTTTAGATGTCGCCCTTGTCCTACCCGCGTGCATCGCTAGCTGCACCAGCCAACACGTCAAAGATTTGGAGGCCATGACAAGTCTACTCTGGAGGCCAGGAAAAAGGATGGGTGGAAGCGTCATGTCACGACTCCACCCCCATGCATCTCCCTCATCCACACCTGCCCGTCTTTCCATCCATCTTTCTTTCTTTCACCAAATGTCACGGGCAAAAGCGCTGAGTGAGAGACCAACCACTCCCTCTGCAGCAGCCCCCTCTCTTATCTGCACAGGAGCCTGCTTAATCCGCGATCCGCGACATGACATGCACGTATTAACCATTTCTGTAGCGCAAATATTTAACTGTTGCACCAATCTTATGATCTTGGATGGTTTATCTTAATAATAAGAACCACTAGGTCGAGGAACAAGATGTACGTACTCGCTATAAAAAGGAATTAATGTTGCCTTGAAATATCGATAAATATAGTCAAAGGAAGGTGCAGCGTTGTTGGCCATGGCCGCCATTTTGTCAACTCAGGGCCTGCATTTTTCTGCTCACACCAAATCGACGACGCAGCAAAGTCATTGCCAGACGTCTCTATAGAGAGAAAGAGGATTTGCAGCGGCAtatatcatatcacatatcaaTCATCCTTTAGCTTTATCCAAAGAAAAAAGAGGCTGCGTTTGCAAAGGAAGGAAAGTTGGGAAGCATCAACAACTCTGCCGGCTCCAAACCAAAGGCAAGAAACGAAGGAACCTCTCCAAGAATAGTTGTTACACGCCAACCTACCCCCATACATTACATACTACGTAAAGATTAATCATCTACGATTAACCAACCATATGTCATCATCATACACGTATCTATGAGCTATTTCTACTATATCTCTATCGACGGCCAACGCACCATCTCCTTGCTTCACGGCTTCTCCAGCTGGCTGTCGAGGCCGACGGCGTTGTGCTTCCTCGACGGCCCGGAGGGCGTCACCGGGCCCCTCGGCAGGAACCCGAAGAAATGGTTGGCCGCCCCTCGCTCCAGCGGCCGGCCCCTGAAGGGCTGCATGCCTCTCGAGGCCTCGCAGCTCGAGCTCGACGCCAtggcaaggaggaggaggagcaggggcAGGACGTACCACCGGAGCTGCGGCGGAAGAGCCGCCCCCCTGCTGCTCGTTTCCCCCATGTAGGTACGTACGGAGCCGGAGCGATGCACGGAAGGTGGTCGAGAGTTGGTGGCGCAAGCAAGGTGTGGTTTGAGAAAGACGTACGTACGTGATGAACTGGTGAAGGTTTTTGGTGAGTGCAAATGGCGGGGAAGGAGGGAGGCGATGCTGGTAGACAGGCGCTTGGAGAGAATGTGCGCGTGGAGAGAGACTGAGGAGTCGTCAAATTTATATAGGAGCTTTCCTTTCCTCCCTAGCTTGGACTTGTTCACAAGCAAGAGGGAAGAAAAAAGATATGCAATCTACATGCATGATGTCATTTTCTGGTTACCGTGTGTTTGCAATAAATCCCTGGCTGCTTTAATAGTGCCTCAGATTATGTATCACTAGTGTGAGTCTCTGACATGATAACTCACGTAACCGACTAGAATCACGCTGAGTAATGAGAGGCGAAAGGCATTCTCTGTGACATGAGAAGGCGAAAAGCTTTAATAGTGCCTCTAACTATGTAGCACTACTGTGAGTGTGTGACATGATAATTTACGTATACTGACTATCATGCCGAGTCATGAGAGGAAAAAAAAACTATTACCTGCATAGTCGGATCAGCTAATTCACAGTCTGGAAGATTGCAAGGAACTCATGGTTATATATACGTTAGGATATTTTGGTGCGTGCGCCGGTGCGCGCCTATAGTCTAGGAACAAATCGTTCGAGTTGGTGCAGAGGCGATGGGAATTAATGAATGTGCTCATCTACCTCTAGCGCCATGGCCTAGGATAGGATACATTTTTGAAACTTGGATCATAGGCAGAGAGCGCGGCGATGGACATGGacggtgtgggggggggggggggggtgcatggTGGGGCTGGGCGTGTTGGAGAGGAGAGGACAGCATTGATAAGCTGGAGATGGCACTCCTGTCTGTGCACCAAGAAAAGGAAGTGGAAGGGCAAAAGAAAAGGACAAGGCAGGGGAGCAGAGAAGGTTCATGGCCATAAGGACGAAAGGAGGGCTCTGTCTCCTCCCCGAGTAGGTGAGCGAGAGCTCTGCATTCGCCACTCCGAATTCAATGGCCGGCTTGACCGACTCACTTGCTGAGCATTGCATGCATGCAGTATGCAGAGACCGAAAGAGATGTGCGCTGGAATGGTCACTGTGGCTAACACTCACTGCTCACGTAATACTACTATATGCATGCGTACAGTACATTTTAAAGGAGGGGCTACGAGGAATGGGAGTCGAGTCAAATACCGTCGACACTTTGCAGGACGTATCGAGCATTAATTCATTGGAATTTATATGGTGTATGCCTATAGAAGGAGCAGCATTTCTGAATCAAGTCGGTAATGTAGTACTATCGTAGTAGGAGTATGTTCCAACTGATGGATGGGTCAACAACAGCCGATCGCAGGAGAACAGTCTTTGGGTGGAGGAATAAAGCGGTGCAGTATGTACCATGTATGCGCATCTACGCTTTTTAGGATCGAGGCAATGCTACTGTTTGTTTCTCAGTGAAGAGCAGCGGTTTGATCGATCATTTAGGGTTACCCTTTGGGTAGAGAAATTTTGGAGTACGTAGCGATGATGGTTGATGGACAGACAACAACCACCGTGTGCATTGAAGCTCCAGTTTTGAAGAAATAATGATTTGATTCATATGATAATGATGAGGCAGACAGACAGCCTAAAGGGACATCCGTGCATGGATAGATATATGAGCCGAAAGAAGCGACAGGATATCCAGTTATAAAGGCAGCGTGATGCCACCTAAAACAAAGCATTATACAGGTAGCAACAAACTAAATCCAGGACGCAACAAAAGGTTGCTGCTCCCTGTCCCTGTGTGTGTGGAGAGACGCGGTGGCTTATGCCTCAATCCAGGCTTACGGTCTCCTAAACGACCATGCTGAGTTGATGTCCAATTTGGCCTTTTGGGAGTTGCATGTGTAGTGTAACCAACACCCAGTACACATGCCCCAAAATCATGCGAATTGTTCGAGCTTCCCTTGGACATAGTATTAGTATTGTCAACAACCATGCACGCACGAAACGATCCAATCGTCGCACAGTAATAACATCAACTGAGCCAATCAGCAGCTGATCGTCTGATCGGTATAGAACCATCGCAACACGcgtcgtgcatgcatgcatgcatgcatgccaaaTTGGCAATCAAAGGGTTACAATTTAAGCCGCGAGATCTGTGGAAGACTGAGAGGTCTGGTTCGTACTACGCCAGTAGGACGCCACTGTAGCTACGTTGCGTCCCTTTCGTCTCGTGACGTCCAAACAGTGCTCGATCGGCACGGCAAGCCGGTGCGACAGTGCCGTGCGTGAATTCGATCGGCACGGCACGGACGCGACTGCACCGGGCCACTTTCTTCGTACAAAGATATGTGAATGGACGTGCTACTCGACTAGCATCATTGACGAGTGATGACTATGACAGAATGAGAGCCAAGTAGCCAGTAGACAGCGGTACGGGCACCAGTACAGTTCTACTTCAAGAACAGTGTACCAGGGCGTCAGCGCTCGCTTCGGCTTCGCTGCCTTTCCTTTCCTTTCATCTGTAAACGATGGCATCCACGACTGAAAGTCCTAATAAAAGTGTAACACTTCATGTACTGAGATGAATGAATCTGTGTAACGCAGGAACAAAAAAATAAGTGTGATTATACGCTCAAGCTGTCCAAACCCCAAGGATCTTCAACCAAGATCGATCTCGGATCTCAGTCTTCCAGCGCTTGCAATACCCCGCTGATGGATCATCGGCAGTTACTCCTCCAGCAACAGTTACTTCCCAGGCGGTGTTCGCTCGGAATAATGGCCCCGTTAATTCAAGGGCGGGAGTCCAGGGGTTTGATTCAAATGGTAAAGGAATTCTTGGGCCTGCTCCGCATGGTGGGCCGGCCAATATTGGCCCCAAGTGTGCGAGATGCCTCCTTTTGGGCCATTCTCGGGCAACCTGTTCCAACCGTATCTGCTGCTGGGTTTGTAAAGGCTGGGGACATATAGGGGCCACTTGCCCCTCCAAGACGGCCCAAACAGGCAACTCGCGAGATACGCGCCCAAATTAGAGGTGCTCTCTCTCCGGTGGCCATGGTTCAGTACATCGATCTCTGGCGCCGCCTTCAGCATGCCACCCTCTCCGACGAGCCGGACCGCTTGCGCTGGCGCTGGACTACCAACGGCCGCTACTCCACCAAGTCTTGCTATGGCGCGTTATTCGCTGGTTCCATCCGCGCACCGCACTGGCAGCTGACCTGGAGATCATGGCCCCCCCTCCGGATCAAGTTCTTCGCTTGGCTGGCTCTCCAGGATCGGTGCTGGACCGCTGCGCGCCTGGCCCGCCATGGCCTCCCGCACCACGCCCTCTGTCTCTTCTGCGATCAGGAGATGGAGTCCATGGAGCACCTCCTGACGGGCTGCCCCTTCTCGAGGCAAATTTGGCAGCGCTGTCTGGATTAGTGCTCCCCTCAAGTTCATGCGCCGATCGCCGGCTCTTGGTTCCTGGACTGGTGGCACTCCACCACGGCCAATGCCCCGGCGGCTCACAGGAAAGGCCTCTCCTCGCTCATCTTGCTCATCGCTTGGTCTATTTGGAGGCACCGCAACCATTGCGTGTTTGACAGCGCCACCCCCTCTGCCGCACAACCATTGCATGACATCCGCGAAGAAACGAGCTCCTGGATCAAGGCCGGAGCGACTGGGTTAGCTATCATAGCACCATAGGCGCATGATATTTGTTCTGGGGCTGAGCATACCCAGCCTCTATCATGCTCGCGCTAGCGGCTAAGCCATCCCTGTGTACTTAGCGCTCTAGCGCCCCACCCTCCTTGTACACTCTTTTCTACCTTTAATGAATGATACGCAAGCTTTGCGTATTCGCGAAAAAAATCCACGGAAGCAAACCGCTCAGTCCACCAATCCGCAGTCAATCTCGCCCTCACTTCGACTTACCAGCCTTGACCTGGCCCCACCTGTCAATCCCTCGGCGACGCTTCGGGCTCCTACTTCCTCTGCTTCTCGCCCCAGTCacgtcactccaccaccaccacctccgcctcgtCCCAAGACAGCAGACCTCGCCGCCATTCGCCATTCCGACGCGATAGCCATGGCCAACTTCCCTTTCGACCCTCTCCCTTTTCTCCCTGCTGGACACCAACCTATTCAGGTCGATGGCAAACCAGCTCGTGTGCGGGTGGTTTGTGGTCATATCCACCGGAAGCATGAAAACCTAGCAATGGCGATGATCATCCCATGCCGGCTGGAGAGGTGCACTTTGCCAATGTAAGAGAAATCCTCTCTGAATTTCTTACTTTGCACAAGAGAGTAGGGTTCCAGAAGATCTCTAGGTGCCCGTTGGGACAGGCTTTTGTTCAGCTGCACAGTGTTTTTGACCGAGATGAATTGGTGTTACAAAGTCCTCATCGCTATGATGATGTGCACATTATCTTTGAGAAGCATGATGAGGGTATGAACTGGAGAAGGTATCACATCAGCAGAGAATGTTGGATTTTTATTGCGGGGTTTCATGCAGATCTACGGAATATTTCTGAAGTCCGTAATGCAGTTAAATCGTTCAGTACTTTCATGGAATGGGACCAGCAACTGAGCACGGATGCTGGCATTTTGGTTAAGATTAGGGTTGAGGAGCTGAAAGATATCCCCTCCAGCATTCTCCTCACGGGCACAAATGAATGCAGAGGTGACTCTTGGGCTTGTCCAGTGTCCATCTTGCAGTAGAGGCTGGTTGAGGAAGGCCCAGCAGATGAGGAACCAGTTCCTGATGGAGGTAACCCTCACCCAGCCCCAGAACATCCTCACTTCCATCCCAACCAGCACTACTTCTTTGGGCCAATCAACCAACATCACTTTGAGGATCAGCTAAACAACAACTGGCAACAGGAGGAGGAGCAGAATATCAATAATCAGGTCAATTTGGATCTGAATCTTGTCAATGTGCCTGTTCAGTTGGCTGGCGGCTTTGACCACTGGGATCCCCAACCCAATATTGATCTCAATGCTGATCTGGAGTTACATCCAGGGGAATTTCCTCCATTACAAGACCTCATGGAGCCTTTGTTAGATATTAATCAGCCACAAGCTGAATTGCCAATTATGGATGACAACAGTGATATAACACTCTCTGTGGTCTCAAATGACTCTGAAGCAACCCTTGATGGAATTGGCTTCCCTATGCAAATTGATTTAAATGCCCCAGTGCTTGCCTTGGCGGTTGCCCAACAAGGCCCTGCTTTACAACATCTAGATGTGCATGATGCAGCAAAAGATCTTGCTTTGCAACATATGACACCTATGGCTGTTGTGCAGCAACCACATGAGCATGCTGCAGCAATTGATATTACTCTGCAACATGCTGCTCCTGTGCCTGAAGTACACCCCCTTGCTCTTGACTTGGCAGATCAACAGACTGCAGATCAACATGTTGCTCCTATGGCTGAAGTGCAGTACCTGGCTCCTGTCTTTGCAGATCATCAGGTTGCAGGACATCAGCCTTTTGCTCAGATTACCATCCAACCATCAAATGATCTGATAGAAGAGCCAGATTTCTTGGGATCTCAAGATCCTATGTCTCAGAATCAGGAGCTGGATAGGCAGCTATTAGCCAAGGAACTCTTTGATGAATTTGCAGCACCAACAAATGGGACTAAACCTCAAATTATAGAAGATGGCAATGAGCAGATGGCACCTATTGGATCTGATCTGAAACAACATGTTCAAGGTACAGATGGGGAAGAAGAGAGCTTCCCTGAATCACAAGAAATCTCTGTGCAGCATGAAGATGTCTTGGTTAATGCAGTTGCACATCCCTCTCATGAAGCTTCTGGCAGCCTGGGCCCACCTCCAGGTTATGAGGAGAAGGGTAAATATCCCACTTCTGAGGATATCTCATGTTTTGGCCTTAATATTACTGATCCTCACCTTCAGACCATGATTCCTGGAGCAGCTCTGGCGAACAAAGTGATTAATTCTCCTCAAGAAGACCCTAACATCTTGGGAGGAGAGAGTGCTAGGCTTTGGGCCACTCATTTTGCACCCAAGGAAGGAGATGAAAAGGTAATacaatgttggaaatatgccctagaggcaataataaaatggttattattatatttccttgttcatgataattgtctattgttcatgctataattgtgttatccggaaatcgtaatacatgtatgaatacatagaccacagcatgtccctagtgagcctctagttgactagctcgttgatcaatagatggttacggtttcctaaccatggacataggatgtcatttgataatgggatcacatcattaggataatgatgtgatggacaagacccaatcctaagcatagcacaagatcgtgtagttcgtctgctaaagcttttctaatgtcaagtatcttttccttagaccatgagattgtgcaactcccggataccgtaagggtactttgggtgtgccaaacatcacaacgtaactgggtggctataaaggtacactacgggtatccccgaaagtatctgttgggttggcacgaatcgagactgggatttgtcactccgtatgacggagaggtatctctgggctcactcggtaagacatcatcgtaatgagatcaatgtgactaaggggttggtcacgggatgatgtgttacggaacgagtaaagagacttgccgtaacgagattgaacaaggcatcggtataccgacgatcgaatctcgggcaagtgctataccggtagacaaagggaatcgtatacgggattgattgaatccttgacatcgtggttcatccgatgagatcatcgtggaacatgtgggagccaacatgggtatccagatcctgctgttggttattggccggagagatgtctcggtcatgtctgcatagttcccgaacccgtagggtctacacacttaaggttcgatgacgctagggttatagggaatagatgtacgtggttaccaaatgttgttcggagtcccggatgagatcccggccgtcacgaggagttccgaaatggtccggaggtgaagatttatatatgggaagtccagtttcagtcaccggaaaggtttcggggtttatcggtattgtaccgggtccaccgggaggg contains:
- the LOC109759815 gene encoding protein IDA-LIKE 4, with product MGETSSRGAALPPQLRWYVLPLLLLLLAMASSSSCEASRGMQPFRGRPLERGAANHFFGFLPRGPVTPSGPSRKHNAVGLDSQLEKP